Proteins from a single region of Vulgatibacter sp.:
- the gloA gene encoding lactoylglutathione lyase: MRFLHTMLRVGNLDRSLDFYTRVIGMQLLRKKDYADGRFTLAFVGFGPEETHPALELTHNWDTEKYELGNAYGHIALGVEDIYGTCEKIREAGGKVVREPGPMKHGTTVIAFVEDPDGYKVELIQSR; the protein is encoded by the coding sequence ATGCGTTTTCTCCACACCATGCTGCGGGTCGGCAACCTCGACCGCTCCCTCGATTTCTACACCCGCGTGATCGGGATGCAGCTCCTCCGCAAGAAGGACTACGCCGACGGCCGCTTCACCCTCGCCTTCGTCGGCTTCGGCCCCGAGGAGACCCACCCCGCCCTCGAGCTCACCCACAACTGGGACACGGAGAAATACGAGCTCGGCAACGCCTACGGCCACATCGCCCTCGGCGTCGAGGACATCTACGGGACCTGCGAGAAGATCCGCGAGGCGGGCGGCAAGGTGGTCCGCGAGCCGGGGCCGATGAAGCACGGCACCACGGTGATCGCCTTCGTCGAGGATCCGGACGGCTACAAGGTCGAGCTGATCCAGAGCCGCTGA
- a CDS encoding SDR family oxidoreductase: MSTAFVTGATGYTGRAVVEQLRKRGEHVVAHVRPDSPELAMWRERFAALGAEVDSTAWDDEDAFAEQLSDRGISHLFHLVGTTKKRAQAVGQSATESYEKVDYGLTALLVRAAARSRSDVQFTYLSSLGASATSSNAYLRARGKAEEAVRQGGMPWVIVRPSFISGPDRPEPRPLEQVGAKVSDALLGVAGALGLGTVRDRFHSIDAAHLAAVLVHLAYDPAAQRHTFEPPFTTPID, from the coding sequence ATGAGCACCGCCTTCGTCACCGGCGCCACCGGCTACACCGGCAGGGCCGTGGTCGAGCAGCTCCGCAAGCGCGGCGAGCACGTGGTCGCCCACGTGCGCCCCGATTCACCCGAGCTGGCGATGTGGCGCGAGCGCTTCGCCGCCCTCGGCGCCGAGGTGGACAGCACCGCCTGGGACGACGAGGACGCCTTCGCGGAGCAGCTCTCCGATCGCGGGATCAGCCACCTCTTCCACCTCGTCGGAACCACGAAGAAGCGGGCGCAGGCGGTGGGACAGAGCGCCACGGAGAGCTACGAGAAGGTGGATTACGGCCTCACCGCGCTGCTGGTGCGGGCCGCCGCCCGCTCCCGCAGCGACGTGCAATTCACCTACCTCTCCTCCCTGGGCGCGTCGGCCACCTCCTCGAACGCCTACCTGCGCGCCCGCGGCAAGGCGGAGGAGGCGGTGCGCCAGGGCGGCATGCCCTGGGTCATCGTCCGCCCCTCCTTCATCAGCGGTCCCGATCGTCCGGAGCCGCGCCCGCTGGAGCAGGTCGGTGCGAAGGTGAGCGACGCCCTCCTCGGCGTCGCCGGGGCCCTCGGCCTCGGCACGGTGCGGGATCGCTTCCACTCGATCGACGCCGCCCACCTCGCCGCCGTGCTCGTCCACCTCGCCTACGATCCCGCGGCGCAGCGCCACACCTTCGAACCGCCCTTCACCACGCCGATCGATTGA
- a CDS encoding SDR family NAD(P)-dependent oxidoreductase, translated as MDIRTAFITGASSGIGWSLAHRLSRAGVEVALLARRRDRLEALAEEIAHAGGMARIYEGDVGNAPESVATVQRADDEMGGLDLVVANAGVGNERWAGKLRWEDVEPSIAVNVAGAAATLTAVLPRMVERKRGHLVGVSSLAGFRGLPRSAAYSASKAFLSTFLESLRVDLRGTGVTVTDVQPGFVRTPMTAANRFKMPFLVDCEDAVDEIVQGIENGDAVVAFPAPLVAAVRAGRLLPNALYDRAVTKARGR; from the coding sequence TTGGACATCCGCACCGCATTCATCACCGGCGCCTCCAGCGGCATCGGCTGGTCGCTCGCCCATCGTCTCTCCCGCGCCGGCGTCGAGGTCGCCCTCCTCGCCCGCAGGCGCGACCGCCTCGAAGCCCTCGCCGAGGAGATCGCCCACGCCGGTGGCATGGCGCGGATCTACGAGGGCGACGTGGGCAACGCGCCGGAGTCGGTCGCCACCGTGCAGCGCGCCGACGACGAGATGGGCGGTCTCGATCTCGTGGTGGCCAACGCCGGCGTGGGCAACGAGCGCTGGGCGGGCAAGCTCCGCTGGGAGGACGTCGAGCCCTCGATCGCCGTCAACGTGGCTGGCGCAGCGGCGACGCTCACCGCGGTGCTGCCGCGGATGGTCGAGCGCAAGCGCGGCCACCTCGTCGGCGTCTCCTCCCTCGCCGGCTTCCGCGGCCTGCCCCGCAGCGCCGCCTACAGCGCGAGCAAGGCCTTCCTCTCCACCTTCCTCGAGTCGCTCCGGGTGGATCTGCGCGGCACCGGCGTCACCGTCACCGACGTGCAGCCGGGCTTCGTGCGCACGCCGATGACCGCTGCCAACAGATTCAAGATGCCCTTCCTCGTCGACTGCGAGGACGCCGTCGACGAGATCGTGCAGGGCATCGAGAACGGCGACGCGGTGGTGGCCTTCCCGGCGCCGCTGGTCGCGGCGGTCCGCGCGGGGCGGCTGCTGCCCAACGCGCTCTACGATCGCGCGGTGACCAAGGCCCGGGGCCGATAG